In Acidobacteriota bacterium, the following are encoded in one genomic region:
- a CDS encoding phosphate ABC transporter ATP-binding protein, with the protein MADSETTPQDAAELAIRTRDLNLWYGTFQALFDVDLDIRAGAITSLIGPSGCGKSTFLRSVNRINERLGYVRTTGSIHVLGHDIYDPTVEKVQVRRQVGMVFQRPNPLPLSIRDNVLFGSRLAIEKGEKLSRSQEDEIVEGALRQVLLWDKVKDRLRSEATALSLEEQQKLCIARLLPNKPTVLLMDEPCSALDPAGTEAVEELLWDLKGDYTILIVTHNMAQARRASEECIFMLLGKVVEHTATEEMFVTPREQETADYIEGRYG; encoded by the coding sequence TTGGCTGATTCCGAAACCACCCCGCAGGACGCTGCCGAGCTCGCCATTCGGACCCGTGACCTCAACCTCTGGTACGGCACCTTCCAGGCTCTCTTCGATGTCGACCTCGACATCCGGGCCGGGGCCATCACGTCGCTGATCGGGCCGTCCGGCTGCGGCAAGTCGACCTTTCTGCGCAGCGTCAACCGCATCAACGAGCGCCTCGGCTACGTGCGAACCACCGGCAGCATCCACGTGCTCGGCCACGACATCTACGATCCGACGGTTGAAAAAGTCCAAGTGCGGCGGCAGGTGGGGATGGTGTTCCAGCGCCCCAATCCGCTGCCCCTGTCGATCCGCGACAACGTTCTGTTCGGCAGTCGCCTGGCTATCGAGAAGGGGGAGAAGCTCAGTCGATCTCAGGAGGACGAGATCGTCGAGGGTGCCCTCCGCCAGGTACTGCTGTGGGACAAGGTCAAGGATCGCTTGCGGAGCGAAGCGACGGCGCTCTCCCTCGAGGAGCAGCAGAAGCTCTGCATCGCCCGCTTGCTGCCCAACAAGCCGACGGTGCTGTTGATGGACGAGCCCTGCTCGGCCCTCGATCCCGCCGGCACCGAAGCCGTCGAGGAGCTGCTCTGGGATCTCAAGGGTGACTACACCATCCTGATCGTCACCCACAACATGGCGCAGGCGCGGCGGGCCAGCGAAGAGTGCATCTTCATGCTCCTCGGCAAAGTGGTCGAGCACACCGCCACCGAAGAGATGTTCGTCACCCCGCGAGAGCAGGAGACCGCCGACTACATCGAAGGGCGCTACGGCTAG
- a CDS encoding phosphate ABC transporter ATP-binding protein — protein MASEAAPDRPKVEVEGLSIRYGSHLALGGVDLEIRENEIFGVVGPANSGKTSFLRALNRMDLFTAGMRVDGSIRFNGRDIRRWRNVYALRSRIGVVFPLPVGLPMTIYDNVSLAPRLAGVRAKADLDVVVERCLHRAALWDEVKDRLDSLGSLLSGGQQQRLTIARALSQDPELLLLDEFSIAVDPVTTMRIEDVLKELKSEITIVLVTNLVQQARRLADRTAFFLTGELVEVGETEALFEGEVEDTRTRDYLEGRFG, from the coding sequence GCACCTCGCCCTCGGCGGGGTCGACCTGGAGATCCGCGAGAACGAGATCTTCGGCGTCGTCGGGCCGGCCAACAGCGGCAAGACCTCGTTCCTGCGCGCCCTCAACCGCATGGACCTGTTCACCGCTGGCATGCGGGTCGACGGCTCGATTCGCTTCAACGGCCGGGACATTCGCCGCTGGCGCAACGTCTATGCCCTGCGCAGCCGCATCGGGGTGGTGTTTCCGCTGCCGGTGGGGCTGCCGATGACCATCTACGACAACGTCTCCCTGGCGCCGCGGCTGGCCGGCGTGCGCGCCAAGGCGGATCTCGACGTGGTGGTGGAACGCTGTTTGCACCGAGCCGCTCTGTGGGATGAGGTCAAGGACCGTCTCGACTCCCTCGGCAGTTTGCTCTCCGGCGGCCAGCAGCAGCGCTTGACCATTGCCCGGGCCCTGTCCCAGGACCCCGAGCTGCTGCTCCTCGACGAGTTTTCGATCGCCGTCGATCCGGTGACCACCATGCGCATCGAAGATGTCCTCAAGGAGCTCAAGAGCGAGATCACCATCGTGCTGGTGACCAATCTGGTGCAGCAGGCCCGCCGCCTCGCCGATCGCACCGCGTTCTTCCTCACCGGCGAGCTGGTGGAGGTGGGGGAGACCGAGGCCCTGTTCGAAGGCGAGGTCGAGGACACCCGCACCCGCGACTACCTGGAGGGGCGCTTTGGCTGA